A portion of the Algimonas porphyrae genome contains these proteins:
- a CDS encoding efflux RND transporter permease subunit, giving the protein MSANHDIAGRDPSDSSVAKVIGWSVANPLIVIVVALALAVAGWLATEATPLDAVPDLTDTQVIIRTDFPGQSPQVVEDLVTYPLSSALLGLPGTEDVRASSMFGTSFVTVVFEDGVDLYWARSRVLELLSRLGASLPQGAVPEIGPDATGVGWVYQYGLVDRSGRTDLAELRALQDFFVKLELSSVAGVAEVASVGGFEREYQVLVDPNRLRALGLSMTEVAETIRTSSIEVGGRVIERGETEYVLRTDGYVRGVDDLASTVIFARQGAPVRLRDVARVVEGPALRRGVVELNGEGETVAGIVVMRDGENALDVIDRVKARLADVARGLPDGVEIVTVYDRAPLIEGSVDYLRKTLIKEGAIVALVVLLFLLHIRASLIAVITLPLGVVGAFLIMNIQGVTANIMSLGGIAIAIGAMVDASIVLVENAARKLSDAGHKVVGEERKRIILESAREVGPGIFFSLLIITVSFLPVFALTGESYRLFSPLAFTKTYAMAFAALLSVTLVPVLVVLLLRGRFIAERRHPLMRVLIWLYTPLLRGALSLRWGVVALAVLATASLIIPARNLGSEFMPALYEGELLYMPTTLPGVSETKMRELLGQTNRLIATVPEVERVFGKAGRADTATDPAPLSMIETWIQLKPKSEWRPGLNAQDIIAELDQRLAIPGLVNSWGYPIKIRMDMVSTGVRTPIGVKITGEDLDELERLAREAEGLITDIPGTRSAFADRVLGGKYLEIIPNREALARRGISMAAFQSVVRTAIGGEVLSQSVQGRERYDILLRYAPEYRDSPEAIGEAIVPAPGGAVVTLSEVSKIRFAEGPPMIRSENARLTGWVFVDIEDRDLGSYVGELRRTLADGLALPPGYAVGISGQYEQLEEAEARLRIAIPAAILSVFLLLMLHFGRLDRTLLVMLSMPFGLVGGLWAVWLAGYNLSVAVAIGFIALGGIAVETAVIMLLYIDAEVRARQPRDRGELRDAVVGGAVQRLRPKLMTVLTIFAGLAPVFFTDGLGADVMRRIALPMVGGMASTLVLVLFVVPALYLIYIGRKFTHQPQPQGDSHEVT; this is encoded by the coding sequence ATGAGTGCCAATCACGACATAGCCGGTCGCGATCCGTCCGACTCCTCTGTGGCGAAAGTGATTGGCTGGTCGGTCGCCAATCCTCTGATCGTCATCGTGGTGGCGCTGGCGCTGGCGGTCGCGGGATGGCTCGCGACCGAGGCGACGCCGCTCGACGCCGTGCCGGACCTGACCGACACGCAAGTCATCATTCGCACCGACTTCCCCGGACAAAGCCCGCAGGTTGTTGAAGATCTCGTGACCTACCCGCTTTCGTCCGCACTCCTCGGCCTGCCCGGCACGGAAGACGTGCGCGCCAGCTCCATGTTCGGCACGAGCTTCGTCACAGTCGTGTTCGAGGACGGCGTGGATCTATACTGGGCGCGCTCTCGCGTCCTAGAGTTGCTCTCAAGACTTGGCGCAAGCCTGCCGCAAGGCGCCGTGCCGGAGATCGGGCCTGACGCGACAGGGGTGGGCTGGGTCTACCAATACGGGTTGGTGGACCGCTCGGGCCGCACCGACCTGGCCGAGCTGCGCGCCCTGCAGGATTTCTTCGTCAAGCTGGAACTCTCCAGCGTCGCGGGGGTCGCCGAGGTCGCAAGCGTGGGCGGGTTCGAACGCGAATATCAGGTTCTCGTCGATCCCAATCGGCTCAGGGCGCTCGGCCTCTCCATGACGGAGGTCGCGGAAACTATCCGCACATCGTCGATCGAAGTGGGCGGGCGTGTCATCGAGCGCGGCGAGACCGAATATGTCCTGCGCACAGACGGCTATGTCAGAGGCGTGGATGATCTCGCATCGACCGTGATCTTCGCGCGACAAGGCGCGCCCGTTCGCCTGCGAGACGTGGCGCGCGTGGTCGAAGGTCCAGCCCTGCGCCGCGGGGTCGTGGAACTGAACGGTGAGGGCGAAACAGTGGCGGGTATCGTCGTAATGCGCGACGGTGAGAATGCGTTGGACGTCATCGACCGGGTCAAGGCCCGCCTTGCCGACGTCGCGCGCGGCTTGCCGGACGGCGTGGAAATCGTCACCGTCTATGACCGCGCGCCGCTGATCGAGGGTTCAGTCGATTACTTGCGAAAGACCCTGATCAAGGAAGGGGCGATCGTGGCGCTGGTTGTCCTGCTATTCCTTCTGCACATCCGCGCCTCCCTGATCGCCGTCATTACGCTTCCCCTGGGCGTAGTCGGCGCATTCCTGATCATGAACATCCAGGGCGTGACGGCAAACATCATGTCTCTGGGCGGCATCGCCATCGCCATCGGGGCCATGGTGGACGCCTCGATCGTGCTGGTCGAGAATGCCGCCCGCAAGCTGTCCGATGCGGGCCACAAGGTCGTGGGCGAGGAGCGCAAGCGCATCATCCTCGAAAGTGCGCGCGAAGTCGGGCCCGGCATTTTCTTCTCGCTGCTGATCATCACGGTGAGCTTTCTTCCAGTCTTTGCGCTCACGGGTGAAAGCTACCGCCTGTTCAGCCCGCTAGCCTTCACCAAGACCTATGCCATGGCATTCGCCGCCCTGCTCTCGGTGACGCTCGTGCCGGTTCTAGTGGTGCTGTTGCTGCGCGGGCGTTTCATCGCCGAACGCCGCCATCCGCTCATGCGCGTGCTCATCTGGCTCTACACGCCGCTCCTGCGTGGGGCGCTGAGCCTGCGCTGGGGTGTTGTCGCCCTCGCCGTTCTCGCGACTGCGAGCCTTATCATCCCCGCGCGCAATCTGGGCTCGGAGTTCATGCCCGCCCTCTACGAGGGCGAGCTGCTCTACATGCCGACGACGCTTCCGGGTGTATCCGAGACCAAGATGCGCGAGTTACTTGGCCAGACGAACCGCCTGATCGCAACCGTGCCGGAGGTGGAGCGCGTCTTCGGCAAGGCCGGCCGCGCGGACACCGCAACCGACCCCGCGCCCCTATCCATGATCGAGACGTGGATTCAGCTGAAGCCCAAGAGCGAATGGCGTCCGGGTCTGAACGCGCAGGACATCATTGCCGAACTCGATCAGCGGCTGGCCATTCCTGGTCTCGTCAATAGCTGGGGCTATCCCATCAAGATACGCATGGACATGGTGAGCACGGGCGTGCGGACACCGATCGGCGTGAAGATCACGGGCGAAGACCTGGATGAACTGGAACGGCTCGCGCGCGAGGCAGAAGGCTTGATCACGGACATTCCCGGCACGCGCTCCGCCTTTGCTGACCGCGTTCTCGGCGGCAAATATCTGGAGATTATCCCAAACCGCGAAGCGCTCGCGCGGCGCGGCATTTCCATGGCAGCCTTCCAATCCGTCGTGCGCACGGCCATTGGCGGGGAAGTCCTGTCCCAGAGCGTGCAAGGCCGTGAGCGCTACGACATACTCCTGCGCTATGCGCCTGAATATCGCGACAGCCCCGAGGCTATTGGCGAGGCGATCGTGCCCGCGCCCGGCGGCGCGGTCGTGACACTTTCGGAGGTCTCGAAAATCCGCTTCGCGGAGGGGCCACCCATGATCCGCTCGGAAAATGCGCGCCTGACGGGTTGGGTTTTCGTGGACATCGAAGACCGCGACCTCGGTAGCTATGTCGGCGAACTGCGCCGGACCCTGGCGGACGGCCTTGCCTTGCCGCCCGGCTATGCGGTGGGCATTTCCGGCCAGTACGAACAGCTCGAAGAGGCGGAGGCGCGCCTGCGCATCGCCATTCCGGCGGCCATCCTGTCCGTGTTCCTGCTGCTCATGCTGCATTTCGGTCGGCTCGACCGGACCCTGCTCGTCATGCTGTCCATGCCGTTCGGTCTGGTCGGCGGGCTGTGGGCGGTGTGGCTGGCGGGCTACAACCTCTCCGTCGCGGTAGCTATCGGCTTCATCGCATTGGGCGGCATCGCGGTGGAAACGGCCGTCATCATGCTGCTGTATATCGATGCCGAAGTCCGCGCGCGACAGCCGCGCGACCGAGGCGAACTGCGCGACGCCGTCGTGGGGGGTGCCGTACAGCGCCTTCGGCCGAAGCTGATGACCGTGCTGACCATCTTTGCCGGGCTCGCGCCAGTCTTCTTCACGGACGGTCTGGGCGCGGATGTCATGCGCCGCATCGCCCTGCCCATGGTCGGCGGCATGGCCTCGACCTTGGTGCTCGTGCTTTTTGTCGTGCCCGCGCTCTATCTGATCTACATCGGACGCAAGTTCACTCACCAACCCCAACCCCAAGGAGACTCCCATGAA